The following is a genomic window from Serratia ficaria.
TAGATTTTTCAAATAAATCAATAAGATGAACTTTAACAGCTGATGACTGAATATCTTTATCCCAATACCTAAGAACTTGCCTCCATACATCCTGAAATACTTTGTATCCAGCGGATGTTGAAATACGCCTCAGTCGATCAGACACATAGTGCTTCAAAGCATTTCTCAGCTGCAAATCTGACACTTTGCCAAAATCGATCACTGAGTGATCGCGAATCACTATGGGGAGCAACCATTTATCGCCTGATATATCAATTTTCTTCCCCTCTCGGGTAACTAGGCTCTTTATTTCAGGCCAAGACCGCTCTACAGCTTGCACTCCCGATAAACTCGTGATCACAATAGCCGCCTCCCTGACATTATTTCAGCCTGGTACCGCTTCAGTGACTTGATTGCCTGCTCCTCCACTTCCTGAGCTATGTAAGTATCTTGTGAATCCAAACTACTATCGCCACGAAGCAAGGCTAGGGCTTCTCTTCTGCGCTGCTCATCCATTCCTGATGCACGCAACACCCGTTCAAGCAGAGATGAGAATGTATGCCTTAGAGATTTAGCCGTTAAGTTTTCAGGAAGATGGTCAACGTATTGCGATCGCAACAATTGAAAGAACTGTGTAATTGAGGATTGCGACAAAGGCGAACCCTCATCACTCAAGATTAAATAGTCTGATTCGGCTTGGCTTTTACTTTCAAGTACTTCACGCCAAGTAATAATGTACTCATTCAAAGCAAATGCAAGCTGCCTATTCTCAATCGGGATAACTCGACCATTGCGCTTTATTTGAGGCCTCGGTCGTCTTACATCTAGTGGGTCCGCTGCTCTACGCTCAACCTTTATCGCCGAAATCGCACCAACCTGGACATCCTCTACCCTGAGGCTAAGCAGCTCACCTGGCCTTAAACCACAAAATAGCATCAGCCCAACAGATACATAATTTCTAAATTTTACAGCAGAATCTCGCCCATAACCCTGCTCATTATCGGGGTTCAATACCGCAAACAAGAAATCAACTTCTGCCTCGTTTAGGCCCTTTCGAAGACTCTTTCTCATTGGTGTAGCAGACATAAAGCTACCATCGAGCGTTTTAAGCAAAAATGACTTTCGCTCCCTTAAACGCTCATAGTCTAAGGAAGATAAGGGCAATTGACTTGTCAGTACGTCCATGCACCAACTGATAAATTGCCGGATAGTTGTTAACCGTTGATTGAAGGTATTAGGCGCTACTGTACTTATCCGTCCATTGGACTGGTCGATTCTTAACGCTTCGACTAAACCACCTTTTAATTCCGCTTCGTTGAATGAGTTTTGAGCCAATAATTTCGCAGATAGGTCACAATTTGATTTATCCAACCAACGATAAAGCACTGACAACTCTCTCAGATTCCGAACCAATGTATTGGTACTAAGGGATCGTCTGGCAAGGATAAACTCATTAGGTAAAACTACTGGCATACCAGAAGCATCAAGCATTATTGGTATCTGCTCACCCGTCTTGTGTGTGACTAGCTCTATTTTCATTGCACCACCCTCATTGACAAAACAAGAATAGCCAAAGATTTCTAAGTTTAC
Proteins encoded in this region:
- a CDS encoding tyrosine-type recombinase/integrase, which translates into the protein MKIELVTHKTGEQIPIMLDASGMPVVLPNEFILARRSLSTNTLVRNLRELSVLYRWLDKSNCDLSAKLLAQNSFNEAELKGGLVEALRIDQSNGRISTVAPNTFNQRLTTIRQFISWCMDVLTSQLPLSSLDYERLRERKSFLLKTLDGSFMSATPMRKSLRKGLNEAEVDFLFAVLNPDNEQGYGRDSAVKFRNYVSVGLMLFCGLRPGELLSLRVEDVQVGAISAIKVERRAADPLDVRRPRPQIKRNGRVIPIENRQLAFALNEYIITWREVLESKSQAESDYLILSDEGSPLSQSSITQFFQLLRSQYVDHLPENLTAKSLRHTFSSLLERVLRASGMDEQRRREALALLRGDSSLDSQDTYIAQEVEEQAIKSLKRYQAEIMSGRRLL